actcaaaattatttcacgttttcaaataaaaaacaacccCTAAAGGCATTAATGAACATAACAAAAAGAGGATTCGAACCTTTCAAGACACATTAACAAAATGGTTTcactatttaaaaaacaaaaaacacccctAATCTGTTTCTTACTATATTTGCATCTTACCATGCATCCATCATAAATGTCGATTTTATGTTAATTGACAAATATGGTTTGAGCCTTTCACTATTTAACCGCAGGAAACACACTACAATCTCACTTCAAAATCATACTGAACAAACAAACCttaagaagatgaagaaagctaCTCTCAAATCAATCTTCTTCATTGTCCTCTTGATCACTCTTTCtggtaactctctctctctctctctctctctctctctctctctctcttaattttatattgaaaatataGAACTGATCGACTGATGAAAACAATGTTGGCAATTAGGTTTGGCACCAGAGGTACAAGCAGGCGGTGGCGGAAAGATACCACCGGGAACCGAATGCAAAAGCAATCGCGAATGTGCTCGGGTTTGTGCCGCTTGGCGGGGGCCGAGATGTCCATACCTGTGCATTGGTGGCTACTGTCTTTGTAATTGCTAAAGCTTTGAAGCCTCTCGATCACCTAATAATCATGTGAAATTAATGaactatttaattatatatgtgtgATTTCAATTAATGTTTTATGTGGATCGAGCGAGTCTCCTTAATTTGTATTGGAATGTTAAGGAATAAAATTCAGCAAATATAGGTGTTGCTTCTATATTTCAAGCAAATATAGGTGTTGCCTATTGGCCGGAATCCAGCCGTTTTGGTTGGATTCCGGCCACTTTTGCCGAAATTCGGCCTACCCAAATTCCGACAAAATTGTCCAAATTCCGGCAACAGTAGCCGAAATTCGGTGaaagtggccggaatcctgCCAGGCAATGACAAAATCTCGTCAccagtgatttttatattattttacatcaaTATTTAGatattatgaataaaaattgatttttattagttaatatgattgaatgaaaatataaaaaatatttgtgatttttcgtacgcgccaaacatcaaaaaatgctttcggtgataaatattttcctaaaaaatgagttccctgaaactattttacgacggaaaccattttacgtttagacaaatggagcataaatgccaagagaaaaacacTATTAAAGGGCATGTTTTTGTAGTGTTACTCTATAGTTTGTTAGAGAGATTGACAGTTAGGGGAGGGGAGGCTTTCGGTGACACTATAATATAACATGTGTTAGAGTATATTTAAATTACCGTGAAGTTAGAGATTTGATGAGAATTGATAAAGATTTGATTACTTTGAATTTAGggatttgatgatattgaatcaccctaaattaagggatttgattaggattatatttcatctgtaagctctataaatagagccttTTGTACTGTACATTTATCAAagaataaaagcataatgttGTCTTTTGGGCTTTATCATATGGATGTAAGTCATATATAGAACCACGGAAAAttcttgttcttattttatttattccactttttattttatatttctatagcattatcttttctttcggTTGGGACACTGTTCAATCTAAAAACCTAAGCCTAATCCAAATATGCTAATATgctatattattatattaaccGCCCACAGTTGTGATATATATTTAATGCAAGACTTAATCTTTTTGCACTCGGGCTTGACTCAAGGTGGTTCTAGTGCTTACCTGAAGAATAATTGTGAAGCAAGGAAAGATGGCCAATttttatatggtttttttttttttgaaaaaaaaaaaaaaaaaaaaggggtatttGATACATGTCTATAGGTATTGGATACATGCCAGGAAAGGTTTAAAATTTCACTTTTGTGAATTTGGAAATTGGGTAATGGTGAAATATGTTGAACTCCGAACTTGGTCAGGTGGATGGTtgtaaatttcatttttatttatttatttatttttgagaaaaaaatgatCTTGTGCTCCAAATCTAGTAGAAGAACCTCGCTTAGTAAATACAATGCTTTGGATTAAGGAAGAATATTCTCTCATCTAGACTTTATCTTCCGAATACAATAAAGCTTTTTTTGCTAATGTGGGCCGCTGTATTAGCCTCCCGCAGTATGTGCTTAACCTCGAAAAATTGTAAACTGTGCAACAAAATTTTTGTGTCCCGCTGAAAAGCCGCAACCACATTCAGCGAATCACCCTCTATAAGAAGAAACTTTTTAATATCAAAGTGAATTTTCAAATAAAGATATATACATGATAACACTTGGAGAAGATTGAGTTTAGATtattaaggaaataaataattaaaaaccataagTATGATTCTTCCAAGGAagaatattaagaaaaaaattaacgttaaaatttcaaaataggaAAGCATTTATGACCTTCTTTATGATTATCTTAACATAGCTTCCCAAACACAAACGGAAAGAATGGCATACAAAATCATGGAAGATATATTGCTCctcttgatttctttcttttttggtttttggataAGGGATTTATTTCCTTAATCTAACTTTTTTCTTTGTGAAAAGATCAAAACGTCTAAATTATCATAAAGCCAATTAATTAGATCAAATTGGGCCCggttaattattaattatagacTAAAGCCTGGTTCATGATTAAATTTaggaaatataagaaaacaattTATAGGATCTGGCTTAAAtactcttataaaaataatagcATGTATGTTGTTGTGCTAGAGACGAAAAATGACCCCAGCACACCTCATTCCCCACTACCAAGTCCAGTAGAACCCAGACCACCTCTAGCTGTTCCTCGGCCAAATTCGCCACCTCCAGCCGTTCCCCAGATAGATCCGCCGAATCCAGATCCACCAGATCGATTCCAGGTCAAATCTGTCGGATCCTGACCGGTTGGCCAGGATCTGGCTGATAATCATTGTAGGAAACTCATACAAACGAGCTTCTAAAAGCGACATTtgtcatttaatttaataaaaaaatatgtaagaagcacatgtaatttaaaaacatgtgttttttacatgcaagggacacatgtcgTTATTAGAAATTTGTTTACAACAAattaatttcttacaaactgatttgtagggaatttctctccatttcttaaaattttctttcttcggtattttgttttctattctcataaacaaaaatattaacagataatctaaaaatacaaaacactcaaaattattttcactttttcaaagcgaaaacaaaaaacaacccCTAAACACATTAATGAACATACCTAAAATAGGGTTTGAACATTTCAAAACACATGCATTAACAAAATGATTTatctatttaaaaaacaaaaaacaccccaAATATATTTCTTACTATATTTGCATCTTACCATCCATCATAAATGTCGATTTTATGTTACTTGACCAATATAGTTTGAGCCTTTCACCATTTAACCACAGAAACAAACTACAATATTCTCAATTCAAAATCATACTGAACAAAAAACCTTAAGAAGATGGAGAAAATTGTTCTCAAATCAATCTTCTTCATTGTCCTCTTGATCACTCTCTctggtatctctctctctctctctctctctctagctcctcttttttcttcttcttctgcttcttcttcttcttcttctttttttatttttttatttattttatatatatatatataactatagtaTTGACcgatagaaaaatatatatatattggcaatTAGGTTTGGCATCAGAGGTACAAGCAGAAGAAGGCGGAAAGATACCACCGGGAACtgaatgcaaaatcaatctcGAATGTGCTCGGGTTTGCGCTGCTTGGCGGGGGCCGAAATGCCCGTACTTGTGCATTGGTGGCTATTGTCTTTGTAATTGCTAAAGCTTTGAAGTCTCTCACCTAATAATCATGTGAAATTAACTCTTTAGTTATGtgtgattttaattaattttttttatatcttgtCGAGCGAGTCTCTTAAATTTGTCTTGGAatgttaataaattaaattcaaCGAATATAGGTGTTGCTTCTGTATTTCAAGCATCTTTGgtttgtttccaagatttttcCATTTAATCGCTCATTTGTTCTTTAAAATGCATGCAAAATACCATTTGGCTGCTACCGTGTACCATATTTGGCGGTTGAGAAATGATTTGTGCCATGATAATAACCATCGGACAAAAAAGACCCTTGTAGCTCAAATTACATGAGAAGTTAAAGCTTGGGTTATATCCAGAAAGAAGTATAATTATTCTCCAAGACTCCAATCTCGATTAAGCTTTCACAGATTTGGAGGATGTAGTTTCGGTTGGTTGTCTAAGTTGGTTTCCTTGTTGTATTTTGTGCTTCTGttgatttgtttgttgttttcctGTATTGGGATTGTGGgctccatttgaaatggagagaattttCTCCGTTTAGTGTAAAAAATAGGGTATAATTGTCTTTTTGCATTTtgtaaaaatgtgaaaagacaactatactCCTTCTATTTAACTAAACGGATAGAATCCTCTCCATATGATCCTTGTCCCTGTTGATGGGGTGTTCTCTTGTTTGAGAACTTTTTCGAGTTTGTGCTTGAGAGGTTGTTTAATTTGAGATGAGTTTGGTTATAAAAGATTttattcatcccaaaaaaaagaaaaaaaaaaagaaaaaacatatacCATTATGTTGTCCTAGCATGCACAGTTGAGACGTGATGGCATATATACTTGTGTCTTTCCATGATGAAAAAGAATGATCTAATTACTGCCAATTCTTGGCTGCATCTCATAATATTTAGATATGaatgtttatttaaaaatgttCGGAAAATCAATTTAAGAAAGTACAaagttttttttcaaattgagttGGAGGAGAACTCTACTAAAAAAATAGTagcctaaaaataaaagaacaattttttttttttttttttttttttttgcagaataTGAGAATCTCATGGCGGAGGGCACTGACCCATAACAAGAGAATCGGTTTTTTTAGCATTTTAGTAATGCTAATCCTGCCATCTCGCTAAGTTGATGTGGTTGTACCTATCAGCCTttaaattaatcttaattaaaaattaaaaactaatcgGCACTATTATTTCAGCTCACTAGGATGAAGAGAGAATGTCATAGGAGTGcaattttttagtattattcttaaaaaaaaaaaattaaaaattttatttcatccaaaataaaataaaacaaaaatattatctatacgtttattttgttttctttcacaCCACCATGTCTCTCGTTAGAAGAGTAATTCTCTTACAACCCCTCTCACACAACTCCCACATAATTCATATACATGGACTCTGATTCACGAACAACCCCACCCCAACTATTGCACAACTTCAAGGCACAATGGGGTGGGACTCATTGATGGATCACACCCCATTATGCCTTGGAGTTATGCAATAGTTGGAAtgagattgtatttttagcattactccatATACATTGGATGTAACCTATGTATGTGGGTCCCACATGTAAGCCCCATTCAATATGCCTAGGGGTTGTATGAGAGTTGTTCACATTAAGGGTTACGCGTACAACAAATATGGGTATCACCCAATGTGTTTAGAAGTAATATTGGAAGTTGTGCGAAAGTTGTAAGGGAATCATTATTCCTCCCATTATGGGTTACGCATACGACAAATgccttttaaataaaaataaaaaataaaaataaaactcaatGCTATCAATCCTTAAACACTTGAAACAAGCGCAGCAACTAgacaaaacagagagaaaataATACCTGCTGTTCTTTTGATTCTACCCCAGTGCATGTTAGCTTTAGAGGAGGTGAGGAGGAGAAGAGGCGTTCGTGGCTGCATCATTCTGAGAAGGTCAGGCATGGCTGCAACGTGTTGCAGGTGAGCTGCAAAGTGTGGAAAAATGAACTGCAACGTATGGAAGAGGAAGGGAGATGTggcgaaaaaaaagaaaaatttctgAGACACGTTTGAGGGCTGGTTTGGCTGGGGAAGAAGACTTCGATCTAGAGGCTTCTgccacgtttttttttttttttttttaacttaatattatacaaaaaaaaaaaaaaaaaaatctcttttaattaattatacttaatattataacaaaaaaaattttgggttctcataaaagaaaatgctaaaTTTTCTGGGGTTAtaagcaggaaaaaaaatctaacaaaatgAACCTGCTCATCACGATAAaacagaaaattgaaaaaaaagaaaaaaaaaagaaaagaaaaaggaagttaACATGGTTAAAGTACATTGAAATTGTATATGTCTCTCACATGGTTTAAGACACTTGTCAATTTATTAAACCGCTACAAATTGGTTGGTAGCTAATTTTGGacctttttttaatagtattaataagaaaatatatgttTCTTACATGCTTAAAAAACACATGTCATCCttgttaaaatgaaaaaattatgaTTCGTTTGTTTCAACGCAAAAtgtttttcgtcgtaaaatattttcaatgaaattatttttcaaaaaatatgaatttcctaaaaatattttccaacgTTTGGCTTGTATGAAAAAATCACCGACGGCATAAAACAGAATCTGGCAACCGTTGTCGTAATCTGGAAAAAAGGCCAAAATCCGACAAAGTCGCCAGATTCCGAcagaaattttcagattccggccaaactcGTTAgaatccgaaaaaaaaaaaaaaaaaaaagggccccCGAATTCTGACAATTGGATACCAAAATTTGGGAATCTTCAACGGTAAATTCGAGTTACCAACAAACTTCAGTATCTGGCGGTAACAGATTCCCACAAATGTGTgtgtaaaaataaagagattaaatccaaaaaaagatttacagttttctaaaaattataaaaacttttatgatcaaactaaaaataattttcattgaccattattttgCCATCatcaaataccgaaaaatgcagaaaatatattttagaaaacattttacgcctaAACAAGCGAAACATCAAATACAAACTTTACAACTAATTCCTATAaaccaatttataagaaatttatgttcatTCTTAAAATAAATCTCGAAGTAATCGCACGATTACAATTTACTCTGTATTTCTAATTTCCAATTTTAAAAGCTTTGGGTAGCCGCCCATCtatttttgaagattttaatttaaaaaaaaataaataaaaaaatacataatatttaataaaataagaaaattattattttaatctaACAAGAAACGTACTGACTTTGACATTGACATTGACATTGACGTACGTTATTAAATTGTACACAGAGAGAGACCCTTGCTTCAGTTACAAGAAACACATTACACTTTCTTCCATCCATCTCTATATCATACTTGGTTAAGATGAtggaaaaactaaaagaaaacaaacagaaGCGGGGAGATGAAATCTTTGTTTCTAACTTGGAgaggacaaaaaaaagaaagaaagtggaaCTACAAATGATAAGAACTTATAAAggaaatgatacaaaataataaataattaagaaaggGTGGTCTATTCAATATGAGATgagtttttcttgttctttccaTGCCTTTCCTTCAACTTCTCGACCTTCCCATTACCAGTATTCTGATTGCTAACAGATTCAGCTTGAGCACTGCACATCTGAGACTTCAACTTAAACCCGAATTTCTTCGACACGCTTCCCCAGGCACTAGAACCCTTTACACGACCCAACTTTTCAATCTCCTGCCTCATGTTTGTACATTCCTTTTCGAGCTCGGATACTCGCAACCTCATGTTATCCATTCCCACCTTCAAAACCTGATTCTCCCTCACAGCGGTGGCCcagcctcctcctcctcctcctcctcctcctccttcatTAGATCCAGCAAGCCCACTTCTTAACTGTCTTGATCCATCAAGATTCTCTGAAACCAGAAAGCAGCCAGCAATGGATGTCCTAAGCTGAAGCTGCTCAAAGAAGAGAACTTGAACAACTATTCTAAGCGGAAGCCTCTCATTCTGTGCAGCATGGGTGCAAGCTTCTAAGGAAAGCTTCTGGCAGTCCATCAGCCTGCAGAGTTGTTCTCTTTCGGACTCGGCCAACCATGGGTGTGACTGCAGGTTTGACAACCAAAGGGAAACCAAATTAGCCCAATCTTAAAGAGCGTGTTTCCAATCTAGTATAcgttttttgtcttctttttttttttctttttttctccttttcatttttctaaggGCCTATAACATGATTTCAGACCCTGGTAAATCCAGTGCACAACAGCAACAATCTTGAAGCTCATTGCTCTGTCAATTAAGtgcaaataaatacaaataaaaaggaCATAAGGATTAAAAATTGGGGACTCAGCAGAAGGTAGCCCTGTCTGGCAAAAAATTTCCAGACTGAAACCAAGTCGATGTGAAACCCGCTTTGGTTGGTGGCATTAGTTTGTTTCAGTTTCACACAGAGAGAAGCAACTTGGTGTTGCAGTGCTGAGTGTCAGCCAAACTTTCATGAATCAAGTACCAACTACATAAACATGGGGGCACGTTCTAataggagaaagaaaagaaaagccaaagaaaaagaaaataagatctaaaaaatcaaaaatcaaagaaaccaaatcctgccaaaattgtAACCCTGCCCAACTGAATTTGAATTGAGGTGATTCAAATTGGGTGCGGTCAACAGCTGAAATTGGTCAGGATTGAGAGTAGTGAGTTTGGGCTAAAGACACGGTATGTTCTTTCACACAATTTCCTGTTCAACTATGCTAGGAGTCAAAATGAATTATAAGCTATTCAGGCCCAGGATTTCTATGTGACAATGAAATAAGCAGTACCTTCAGATAAATGTCTATCGCACGATAAAGACCATCATCCAACGGCCTTGCATAGTCAGGAACTGCAGCAGCAAGAGCCTGAAATTTGGGGAGCTTCAAATTAACATCAGGGGCAACCTCTGCAAGGTACCCATCGATTAACTTGGCTACCATTGTGACTGGTGTCAATGAAGGTGAGCCAATCAATTGGCCATCATCAATTGCACATGGAGAGGCCCCACCTGAAACCTGATCCATGTCAATAAAGTGCTCAAGAATCCGTTGCACACAGTCAACATTGTATAGTGTCTCCATGGAATAAGAGAAATTGGGCATCAACAGATCTTCCACTGTAGCTTGATCAAGCTGCATTCCAATCCTTTTCTCCAAATTTGATATGCAAGACTGGCTCACTCGCAGAATCATGGATGTTCGAAGTAGACCAAATAGGATCTTAGTTGGCACTAGGCCCTTTTGTATTGGAAGTAGCCTATCAATCTCTTCCAAGAAAAGCTTCTGGTCTTCTTCTGATGGTGGAGCCCCCATAGCCACCGGTGCCAGACGGTTACTGGACTCACTGGCTCCCTGACGCCGATTGAAACCTGGCAGGTACCTTTTTGCATAGGAAGTGAGGGACCCAGCAATAATATCCTGTTTGATGCCCCGAGTTTCCATGACTGAAATCAACCTTTTATAGAGAGGCAAACTTAAAGTACATACATCATCATACCACCAATCTGAACTTGAATTCTTTGGTCTAGCCCCTGTACTTATCCCATTCCACAACACACTCCCTCCGGGGCTCTGCATGGGCCCACTGTGCTCCGTAACAGGCCAGCCAAATAGATTTGGGTCAGTACATGCCTTAGCAGCTAGCGACTCAATGCACCTTTTTGTAATGTTAAGTTCTTCAGCATAGGGGAGAACATCATCGCAGGTTTGCAGAGCCTTTAGTGAGTCTTTCCAACTTCGAAGAACTACTTGATTCAGAAAGGTCTCGGCCAG
This DNA window, taken from Alnus glutinosa chromosome 5, dhAlnGlut1.1, whole genome shotgun sequence, encodes the following:
- the LOC133868102 gene encoding BTB/POZ domain-containing protein At1g30440 encodes the protein MACMKLGSKTDAFQRQGQAWFCTSGLPSDIVVEVAEMSFHLHKFPLLSRSGVMEKLIAEASEEGEEGCVINPPDIPGGAKTFELVAKFCYGVKLELTSSNVVYLRCAAEHLEMKEEYAEGNLITLAETFLNQVVLRSWKDSLKALQTCDDVLPYAEELNITKRCIESLAAKACTDPNLFGWPVTEHSGPMQSPGGSVLWNGISTGARPKNSSSDWWYDDVCTLSLPLYKRLISVMETRGIKQDIIAGSLTSYAKRYLPGFNRRQGASESSNRLAPVAMGAPPSEEDQKLFLEEIDRLLPIQKGLVPTKILFGLLRTSMILRVSQSCISNLEKRIGMQLDQATVEDLLMPNFSYSMETLYNVDCVQRILEHFIDMDQVSGGASPCAIDDGQLIGSPSLTPVTMVAKLIDGYLAEVAPDVNLKLPKFQALAAAVPDYARPLDDGLYRAIDIYLKSHPWLAESEREQLCRLMDCQKLSLEACTHAAQNERLPLRIVVQVLFFEQLQLRTSIAGCFLVSENLDGSRQLRSGLAGSNEGGGGGGGGGGWATAVRENQVLKVGMDNMRLRVSELEKECTNMRQEIEKLGRVKGSSAWGSVSKKFGFKLKSQMCSAQAESVSNQNTGNGKVEKLKERHGKNKKNSSHIE